One window of the Quadrisphaera setariae genome contains the following:
- a CDS encoding DedA family protein yields MSLLDPQHLLGSFGAVGLFVILFAETGLLIGFFLPGDSLLFTAGLLAATPAASAAHLPLGRVLLAGAAGAVLGAQVGYLIGRRVGPALLDRPDRPKLQAGVRRAQQVLDRYGHGRAVVLARFIPVVRTLMNPLAGTVGVPASRFALWQVVGGLVWSLGVTLAGYVLGTRIPGIDAYLLPIIAVVVVVSLIPVAVELLRSRSSSRSSTGG; encoded by the coding sequence ATGAGCCTGCTCGACCCCCAGCACCTGCTCGGCTCCTTCGGCGCGGTGGGGCTGTTCGTCATCCTGTTCGCCGAGACGGGGCTGCTCATCGGCTTCTTCCTGCCCGGTGACTCCCTGCTGTTCACCGCCGGGCTGCTCGCGGCCACACCCGCGGCCAGCGCGGCGCACCTGCCGCTGGGCCGGGTGCTGCTGGCCGGCGCTGCAGGTGCGGTGCTGGGGGCACAGGTCGGCTACCTCATCGGGCGCCGGGTGGGCCCGGCGCTGCTGGACCGCCCCGACCGCCCGAAGCTGCAGGCCGGGGTGCGCCGAGCCCAGCAGGTGCTGGACCGCTACGGCCACGGCCGCGCGGTGGTGCTGGCGCGGTTCATCCCCGTGGTGCGCACCCTCATGAACCCGCTGGCCGGCACCGTCGGGGTGCCGGCCAGCAGGTTCGCGCTGTGGCAGGTGGTCGGCGGGCTCGTGTGGAGCCTGGGCGTGACCCTGGCCGGGTACGTGCTGGGCACGCGGATCCCGGGGATCGACGCCTACCTGCTGCCGATCATCGCGGTGGTGGTCGTGGTCTCGCTCATCCCCGTGGCCGTGGAGCTGCTGCGCTCCCGCTCGTCGTCGAGGTCGAGCACCGGCGGCTGA
- a CDS encoding COG4705 family protein, translating into MTTPPTTTPPTTTPPTTPRTTRTPRRRSGGWTTGWTTARTAKVPEITAVFWLVKVLTTGMGEAASDYLGETSLVLGGLVGVGSLVGALAWQLRAREYSAVRYWTAVSAVAVFGTMTADITHVVTGLSYAVTTAAWAVVVAVLFTAWWKVEGTLSIHAVDSTRRECSYWATVLATFALGTAAGDLTGLALGWGFLASGLLFGAAMLVPLAAWRLGLSPVVAFWSAYVLTRPFGASFADWLGKPAHVGGGVGLGDGLVTVVALAAIAALVGVLAVTRADVQRPAARAVAGREAA; encoded by the coding sequence ATGACCACGCCTCCGACCACCACGCCTCCGACCACCACGCCTCCGACCACTCCCCGGACCACGCGGACGCCGCGCCGCCGCAGCGGCGGCTGGACGACGGGCTGGACGACCGCCCGTACCGCGAAGGTCCCCGAGATCACCGCCGTGTTCTGGCTGGTGAAGGTGCTCACCACCGGCATGGGCGAGGCCGCCTCGGACTACCTCGGCGAGACCAGCCTCGTGCTCGGCGGACTCGTGGGCGTCGGATCGCTGGTGGGCGCGCTGGCCTGGCAGCTGCGCGCCCGGGAGTACTCCGCGGTCCGCTACTGGACGGCCGTGTCCGCGGTGGCGGTCTTCGGCACCATGACCGCCGACATCACCCACGTGGTCACGGGCCTGTCCTACGCGGTCACGACCGCGGCGTGGGCCGTCGTCGTCGCGGTCCTGTTCACCGCCTGGTGGAAGGTGGAGGGGACGCTGTCCATCCACGCCGTCGACTCCACCCGCCGCGAGTGCTCCTACTGGGCCACGGTGCTGGCCACCTTCGCCCTGGGCACCGCCGCCGGTGACCTCACCGGCCTGGCGCTGGGATGGGGGTTCCTGGCCTCGGGGCTGCTGTTCGGCGCGGCGATGCTGGTGCCGCTGGCCGCCTGGCGCCTGGGGCTGAGCCCGGTGGTGGCGTTCTGGTCCGCGTACGTGCTGACCCGCCCGTTCGGGGCTTCGTTCGCGGACTGGCTGGGCAAGCCCGCGCACGTCGGGGGCGGTGTGGGGCTGGGTGACGGGCTGGTGACCGTGGTGGCGCTGGCCGCGATCGCCGCGCTGGTGGGGGTGCTGGCCGTGACCCGCGCCGACGTCCAGCGCCCCGCTGCTCGCGCGGTGGCGGGCCGGGAGGCCGCATGA
- a CDS encoding sensor histidine kinase — protein sequence MTAGWVLALGVGGNLLVAASLSRAADDSLLARAEAASSAVQIGPDGLLSVIGPDDDRALVTGTWVVDAGGVVVKAPWGAGEEATDGAAALARDALAGRGTGAEGSLAGTVDLDDPVRLVALPVQRDGDAVGAVVTSASLNPYARLRDTAVVASAVLGLGLLVVVHLVLRAALGRALAPVAQMSAQVELWSTDDPEQRLGQEHRPTELAELSGTLDGLLARIAAVLRHERLLTAELSHELRTPLAQLQAELDWLRADERTADQREESLAVLDASAARMRGVIDALLASARTSAATAGRCDVASALRAAVEEVTGGPVARADRPPEDDDVAVSVEVPAGLVAGVETAVLERAVAPLVANAVRHARHRVVVSARRDGQDVVVGVHDDGEGIPAAVVGRVLEPGFRADPSDGHPGAGLGLALAQRLASGAGGAVVPHPAGPDGGGAVDLVLPGS from the coding sequence GTGACCGCCGGGTGGGTGCTGGCCCTCGGCGTGGGCGGGAACCTGCTGGTGGCCGCCTCCCTGAGCCGCGCCGCCGACGACTCGCTGCTCGCCCGCGCCGAGGCGGCGTCCTCCGCCGTCCAGATCGGGCCCGACGGCCTGCTCAGCGTCATCGGCCCCGACGACGACCGCGCCCTGGTCACCGGCACGTGGGTGGTGGACGCCGGCGGGGTGGTGGTGAAGGCGCCCTGGGGCGCCGGCGAGGAGGCCACCGACGGCGCGGCGGCGCTGGCCCGCGACGCCCTGGCCGGGAGGGGCACGGGCGCGGAGGGGTCCCTGGCGGGCACCGTGGACCTCGACGACCCGGTGCGCCTGGTGGCGCTGCCGGTGCAGCGGGACGGCGACGCCGTGGGCGCGGTGGTGACCAGCGCCTCCCTCAACCCCTACGCGCGGCTGCGAGACACCGCCGTCGTCGCCAGCGCCGTGCTGGGGCTGGGCCTGCTCGTGGTGGTGCACCTCGTGCTGCGGGCGGCCCTGGGCCGGGCCCTCGCGCCGGTCGCGCAGATGAGCGCGCAGGTGGAGCTGTGGAGCACCGACGACCCGGAGCAGCGCCTCGGCCAGGAGCACCGCCCGACCGAGCTGGCCGAGCTGTCGGGGACGCTCGACGGCCTGCTGGCCCGCATCGCTGCGGTGCTGCGCCACGAGCGGCTCCTCACCGCTGAGCTCTCCCACGAGCTGCGGACCCCGCTGGCCCAGCTGCAGGCCGAGCTCGACTGGCTGCGCGCCGACGAGCGCACCGCCGACCAGCGCGAGGAGTCGCTGGCGGTGCTGGACGCCTCCGCCGCGCGCATGCGCGGCGTCATCGACGCGCTGCTCGCCTCGGCGCGCACCAGCGCCGCGACGGCGGGCCGCTGCGACGTGGCCTCCGCCCTGCGCGCCGCCGTCGAGGAGGTCACCGGCGGCCCGGTCGCCCGCGCCGACCGCCCCCCCGAGGACGACGACGTCGCGGTGTCCGTCGAGGTGCCCGCAGGGCTGGTGGCGGGTGTCGAGACCGCGGTGCTCGAGCGGGCGGTGGCGCCGCTGGTCGCCAACGCGGTCCGGCACGCGCGGCACCGGGTGGTGGTCAGCGCCCGCCGCGACGGCCAGGACGTGGTGGTCGGCGTCCACGACGACGGCGAGGGCATCCCCGCCGCCGTGGTCGGCAGGGTGCTCGAACCGGGCTTCCGCGCCGACCCCTCTGACGGGCACCCCGGTGCCGGGCTGGGCCTGGCCCTGGCGCAGCGCCTGGCCAGCGGCGCCGGCGGCGCCGTGGTGCCGCACCCCGCCGGACCGGACGGCGGCGGAGCGGTGGACCTCGTGCTCCCCGGCAGCTGA
- a CDS encoding response regulator transcription factor, with translation MRPTHASSAIRASLGLEQVPVLLVEDDARLRAAVSRALGEAGARVHATGTGQGALAAAGPGPTCPYAVVVLDIGLPDSDGRDVCQALRSRGITAPVLFLTARGQVEDVVSGFGAGGDDYLSKPFRTPELLVRLGALAHRPGSATGTVPAPEPVPDSASATGAGAPAALRLDPVGHRLVGVSEQPLTPTEYRVLAVLVNAPGEVVRRKALAAAGWSHGAIVSDNTLDQYVARLRRKVAAASDGQHQITTVHGVGHRFS, from the coding sequence GTGCGCCCCACCCACGCCTCCAGCGCCATCCGCGCCAGCCTCGGCCTGGAGCAGGTGCCCGTGCTGCTGGTCGAGGACGACGCCAGGCTGCGCGCCGCCGTCTCCCGCGCCCTGGGCGAGGCGGGCGCCCGCGTGCACGCGACCGGCACCGGGCAGGGCGCCCTCGCCGCCGCCGGCCCCGGCCCGACCTGCCCCTACGCGGTGGTGGTGCTCGACATCGGCCTTCCCGACTCCGACGGCCGCGACGTCTGCCAGGCGCTGCGCAGCCGCGGCATCACCGCGCCGGTGCTCTTCCTCACCGCTCGCGGCCAGGTGGAGGACGTCGTGTCCGGCTTCGGCGCCGGAGGGGACGACTACCTGTCCAAGCCGTTCCGCACCCCCGAGCTGCTGGTGCGCCTCGGGGCGCTCGCCCACCGCCCGGGCTCCGCCACCGGGACGGTCCCGGCGCCGGAGCCGGTGCCCGACAGCGCCAGCGCGACCGGCGCCGGTGCGCCTGCTGCGCTGCGCCTCGACCCTGTCGGGCACCGGCTGGTGGGGGTCTCGGAGCAGCCGCTGACCCCCACCGAGTACCGGGTGCTGGCCGTGCTGGTCAACGCCCCCGGCGAGGTGGTGCGGCGCAAGGCCCTCGCGGCGGCCGGCTGGTCGCACGGCGCCATCGTCTCGGACAACACCCTCGACCAGTACGTGGCGAGGCTGCGCCGCAAGGTGGCGGCCGCCAGCGACGGCCAGCACCAGATCACCACGGTGCACGGCGTCGGTCACCGGTTCTCGTGA
- a CDS encoding OBAP family protein, translated as MTRTWTPSPARTPAAPALLDGRALGGLAAGAALAAGVVLARRVAGVARGSHGTSLRLRALDTAAGVLQRKRPLEAVSTCLNGFHFYADDLGRQVEATHLCSHRRPGLHQCVIYDSDAPDARLIGVEYIVSEERFRSLPEEEKRLWHSHRHEVRSGTLVAPGVPQAAEHAHVEHLAGTYGKTFHTWQYDRDDEVPLGVPQLMMAFTGDGQLRPDLLRARDQRLGVSAERKRRQRADVAVGGPVPGADAWEHGTTPQLRVEEVPVRRPVRPSP; from the coding sequence ATGACCCGCACCTGGACCCCGTCCCCCGCCCGCACTCCTGCGGCGCCCGCCCTGCTGGACGGAAGGGCGCTCGGAGGTCTCGCGGCCGGAGCGGCCCTGGCGGCTGGCGTCGTCCTGGCGCGCAGGGTCGCGGGGGTGGCCCGTGGGAGCCACGGCACGTCGCTGCGGCTGCGGGCGCTGGACACCGCGGCCGGGGTGCTGCAGCGCAAGCGGCCCCTGGAGGCGGTGAGCACCTGCCTCAACGGGTTCCACTTCTACGCCGACGACCTCGGCCGCCAGGTGGAGGCGACCCACCTGTGCAGCCACCGGAGGCCCGGCCTGCACCAGTGCGTCATCTACGACAGCGACGCGCCCGACGCGCGCCTCATCGGCGTGGAGTACATCGTCAGCGAGGAGCGCTTCAGGTCGCTGCCCGAGGAGGAGAAGCGGCTGTGGCACAGCCACCGCCACGAGGTGCGCTCGGGCACGCTCGTGGCGCCCGGTGTGCCGCAGGCCGCCGAGCACGCCCACGTCGAGCACCTCGCCGGCACGTACGGCAAGACCTTCCACACCTGGCAGTACGACCGCGACGACGAGGTGCCCCTGGGGGTGCCCCAGCTCATGATGGCCTTCACCGGTGACGGCCAGCTGCGCCCGGACCTGCTGCGGGCCCGCGACCAGCGCCTGGGCGTCTCGGCCGAGCGCAAGCGGCGCCAGCGCGCGGACGTCGCTGTGGGCGGTCCGGTGCCGGGCGCCGACGCGTGGGAGCACGGCACCACGCCGCAGCTGCGGGTGGAGGAGGTCCCGGTGCGCCGCCCCGTGCGCCCGAGCCCCTGA
- a CDS encoding amino acid permease has product MTAATPPASPRAPRGGLRLKPVETLLAQQSDERAGGLRRSMGLWQLTALSIGATLGTGIFVILGEAAPLAGPAVVLSFVLAAVTALFSALSYAELAGTIPVSGSSYSYVYATMGEVAAWVCGWCLLLEYGVSVSAVAVGWGAYIDDLARATVGTTLPEALSGPPGDGGVFNVPAVVVVLLAMALLLRGTQESARVNTAVVVLKVAVLVFFCAVAFTAFRAGNLAPFAPLGAAGVTAAASQVFFSYIGFDAASTAGEEARDPRRDLPRAILISLVVVTAVYCLVALAALGAVPWRQLDGSEAALADVLRSAVGSTWPAVLLSVGAVVAIASVVFTVYYGQTRILFAMSRDGLVPRVFSRVSGRQRVPVANVVITGAVVAVLAGVVPLGELANATSIGTLFAFALVNVGVLLLRRSRPDLPRTFRTPLFPVTPLLGVALCVLLMVGLHGTTWVVFAAWMLLGLALYALYGRRRSALARQP; this is encoded by the coding sequence GTGACCGCCGCCACCCCACCGGCCAGTCCCCGCGCCCCGCGCGGCGGGCTGCGCCTCAAGCCCGTCGAGACGCTGCTCGCGCAGCAGTCCGACGAGCGCGCCGGCGGCCTGCGCCGCTCCATGGGCCTGTGGCAGCTCACCGCGCTCAGCATCGGCGCCACGCTGGGCACGGGGATCTTCGTCATCCTCGGCGAGGCCGCCCCCCTGGCCGGGCCCGCGGTGGTGCTGTCCTTCGTGCTGGCGGCGGTGACCGCCCTCTTCTCGGCGCTGTCGTACGCGGAGCTCGCCGGCACCATCCCCGTCTCGGGCTCCTCGTACTCCTACGTCTACGCGACCATGGGCGAGGTCGCGGCGTGGGTGTGCGGGTGGTGCCTGCTCCTGGAGTACGGGGTGTCCGTCTCGGCGGTCGCCGTCGGGTGGGGCGCCTACATCGACGACCTCGCCCGGGCGACCGTCGGCACCACCCTGCCGGAGGCCCTGTCCGGCCCTCCGGGGGACGGCGGCGTGTTCAACGTGCCGGCCGTGGTGGTGGTGCTCCTGGCGATGGCGCTGCTGCTGCGCGGCACGCAGGAGAGCGCCCGCGTCAACACCGCCGTCGTCGTCCTCAAGGTGGCGGTGCTCGTGTTCTTCTGCGCGGTGGCCTTCACGGCCTTCCGCGCGGGCAACCTCGCGCCCTTCGCTCCGCTCGGCGCCGCCGGCGTCACGGCCGCCGCCTCCCAGGTGTTCTTCTCCTACATCGGCTTCGACGCCGCCTCCACGGCCGGCGAGGAGGCGCGGGACCCGCGCCGCGACCTCCCGCGGGCGATCCTCATCTCGTTGGTGGTGGTCACCGCCGTGTACTGCCTCGTGGCGCTGGCCGCCCTCGGCGCGGTGCCGTGGCGGCAGCTGGACGGGTCCGAGGCGGCGCTGGCGGACGTGCTGCGCAGCGCCGTCGGCAGCACCTGGCCCGCCGTGCTGCTGTCCGTGGGCGCGGTGGTCGCCATCGCCAGCGTGGTGTTCACCGTCTACTACGGCCAGACGCGCATCCTCTTCGCGATGTCCCGCGACGGGCTCGTCCCGCGGGTCTTCTCCCGCGTCAGCGGCCGCCAGCGGGTGCCCGTGGCCAACGTGGTCATCACCGGGGCGGTCGTCGCCGTGCTGGCGGGCGTGGTGCCGCTGGGCGAGCTGGCGAACGCCACCAGCATCGGCACGCTGTTCGCGTTCGCGCTGGTGAACGTCGGTGTGCTGCTGCTGCGGCGCAGCCGTCCCGACCTGCCGCGCACCTTCCGCACGCCGCTGTTCCCGGTGACGCCGCTGCTGGGCGTCGCGCTGTGCGTGCTGCTCATGGTCGGGTTGCACGGGACGACGTGGGTGGTCTTCGCCGCGTGGATGCTGCTGGGCCTGGCGCTGTACGCGCTCTACGGGCGCAGGCGGTCGGCGCTCGCGCGCCAGCCCTGA
- a CDS encoding AEC family transporter — protein sequence MVSDLTALVGTGVVPVVLLLVAGAALRRWALRDEQLWSGLGWLVYWVFTPALFVSVIGQTDLGAVPAASLALSTAVPIVVVTGLVLGAGLVLRAPGPRLASLVQGSIRLNTYVGLLLASALHGAAGVAAFALAGALVVPLVNVISVVALTRLGDQVAGVRPSLPREVVTNPFVLGCAAGLLVNAAGVPLPAPVVASLDVLSAPALACGTLVAGAALRLRLRRSEVAAVLVVSGVKLVVLPLAAAWAATGLGVAGAALTGVVLACALPTAPSSYVLAARLGGDAPLTASLTAVQTVASVLTLPAVLSVAQLLATR from the coding sequence GTGGTGTCAGACCTGACCGCCCTGGTCGGGACCGGGGTCGTCCCCGTGGTCCTGCTCCTGGTGGCCGGTGCTGCGCTGCGGCGCTGGGCGCTGCGCGACGAGCAGCTCTGGAGCGGGCTGGGGTGGCTCGTGTACTGGGTGTTCACGCCGGCGCTGTTCGTCTCGGTGATCGGGCAGACCGACCTGGGAGCCGTTCCGGCCGCCTCCCTCGCGCTGAGCACGGCCGTCCCGATCGTCGTCGTCACCGGTCTGGTGCTCGGCGCCGGGCTGGTGCTGCGCGCCCCAGGGCCCCGTCTCGCCTCGCTGGTGCAGGGCAGCATCCGGCTCAACACCTACGTCGGTCTGCTGCTCGCCTCGGCGCTGCACGGTGCCGCCGGGGTGGCTGCCTTCGCGCTGGCCGGCGCCCTGGTGGTGCCGCTGGTCAACGTGATCAGCGTGGTGGCGCTCACCCGCCTGGGGGACCAGGTGGCGGGGGTGCGGCCCTCGCTGCCGCGGGAGGTGGTGACGAACCCGTTCGTGCTGGGGTGCGCCGCGGGGCTGCTCGTCAACGCGGCTGGGGTGCCCCTGCCCGCGCCCGTGGTCGCGAGCCTGGACGTGCTCTCCGCGCCCGCGCTGGCCTGCGGCACCCTCGTGGCGGGTGCCGCCCTGCGGCTGCGGCTGCGCCGCTCCGAGGTCGCCGCCGTGCTCGTGGTCAGCGGCGTCAAGCTCGTGGTGCTGCCGCTGGCAGCGGCCTGGGCGGCCACCGGTCTGGGGGTGGCGGGGGCGGCGCTGACGGGCGTCGTCCTGGCGTGCGCGCTCCCGACCGCCCCGTCGTCGTACGTCCTGGCCGCGCGGCTGGGAGGCGACGCACCGCTCACGGCCTCGCTGACGGCCGTGCAGACGGTCGCGTCGGTCCTGACGCTGCCCGCCGTGCTGTCGGTCGCGCAGCTGCTCGCAACCCGCTGA
- a CDS encoding LacI family DNA-binding transcriptional regulator, with protein sequence MGDGEGAEVTIYDVAAAAGVAASTVSRALSKPGRVSFKTAEHVRRVAAELGYRSSRIELPLSQRGTGVLAVVVADIANPVFVGVVRGAERAADQHDLTLAVVETQESEAVEQRALARLEATVDGFVLASSRLTDQAIRAVAKRRAVVVLNRTVGSVPSVVSDNGRAITQAAEHLVGLGHTSIAYLAGPEASYADGTRWRSLREAGLELDVRVVRVGPHLPTLRGGGAAAAAWQQRPTTAVIAYNDLMAIGFIQAVTAAGRRVPADVSVVGFDDIVDAEIVRPPLTTIAAPTVDMGASAVGHLVSSRRDTARPSAPDGTTGEPVLLPAWLVVRASTGPAPAPAAAGGSAARRAPAPRPTG encoded by the coding sequence ATGGGGGACGGCGAGGGCGCCGAGGTCACGATCTACGACGTCGCTGCGGCAGCCGGGGTCGCCGCCTCCACCGTCTCGCGCGCGCTGTCCAAGCCCGGGCGGGTGAGCTTCAAGACCGCCGAGCACGTGCGCCGCGTGGCCGCGGAGCTGGGCTACCGCTCCTCGCGCATCGAGCTGCCGCTGTCGCAGCGCGGCACGGGCGTGCTGGCGGTGGTGGTGGCCGACATCGCCAACCCCGTGTTCGTGGGCGTGGTCCGCGGGGCCGAGCGCGCCGCCGACCAGCACGACCTGACCCTCGCGGTGGTCGAGACGCAGGAGTCCGAGGCCGTCGAGCAGCGGGCCCTCGCCCGCCTCGAGGCGACGGTCGACGGGTTCGTCCTCGCGTCCTCGCGGCTCACCGACCAGGCGATCCGCGCCGTGGCGAAGCGCCGCGCCGTCGTCGTCCTCAACCGGACCGTCGGGTCGGTGCCGTCGGTGGTCAGCGACAACGGGCGCGCCATCACGCAGGCCGCCGAGCACCTCGTGGGGCTCGGGCACACGTCCATCGCCTACCTCGCCGGCCCGGAGGCCTCCTACGCCGACGGCACGCGGTGGCGCAGCCTCAGGGAGGCCGGGCTCGAGCTGGACGTGCGCGTGGTGCGCGTGGGCCCCCACCTGCCGACGCTGCGCGGCGGGGGAGCGGCGGCCGCGGCGTGGCAGCAGCGGCCCACCACGGCGGTCATCGCCTACAACGACCTCATGGCCATCGGCTTCATCCAGGCCGTCACGGCTGCGGGACGGCGCGTGCCCGCGGACGTCAGCGTGGTGGGGTTCGACGACATCGTCGATGCCGAGATCGTGAGGCCACCGCTCACCACCATCGCCGCACCGACGGTGGACATGGGCGCGTCCGCCGTCGGCCACCTGGTCTCCTCGCGGCGCGACACCGCGCGTCCCAGCGCCCCTGACGGCACCACCGGCGAGCCCGTGCTGCTCCCGGCGTGGCTGGTGGTGAGGGCCTCGACGGGCCCTGCGCCGGCGCCGGCCGCCGCGGGTGGGAGCGCTGCGCGTCGGGCACCGGCCCCACGGCCCACCGGCTGA
- a CDS encoding BlaI/MecI/CopY family transcriptional regulator: MTSPQDSRLAAHFGPLELAVLEACWSSPPLDVAECCRLVDGPQAYTTVKTVMERLVAKGHLRRRKESRAYVYWPAATREEVADSLAAASSQRLVEDFGPLAVVHFVDAVKGDPEQLAHLKALLDRIAADEERR; the protein is encoded by the coding sequence ATGACGAGTCCCCAGGACTCCCGGCTGGCGGCGCACTTCGGACCGCTGGAGCTCGCGGTGCTCGAGGCGTGCTGGTCCAGCCCTCCGCTGGACGTGGCGGAGTGCTGCCGCCTCGTGGACGGCCCACAGGCGTACACGACCGTGAAGACGGTGATGGAGCGCCTCGTGGCCAAGGGGCACCTGCGGCGGCGCAAGGAGTCGAGGGCGTACGTCTACTGGCCGGCCGCGACGCGCGAGGAGGTGGCGGACTCCCTGGCCGCTGCCTCGAGCCAGCGCCTCGTCGAGGACTTCGGGCCCCTCGCGGTGGTGCACTTCGTCGACGCGGTCAAGGGCGACCCCGAGCAGCTCGCCCACCTCAAGGCCCTCCTCGACCGGATCGCCGCTGACGAGGAGCGGCGGTGA
- a CDS encoding M56 family metallopeptidase, with product MSDWSWLGYPQVVLTLWCPVVVLGAWRLAGRWRRRLAPRERFFLAATAALVPALALFVPYLPGLALRDALPWRAPIAWGVTSAVGVGQVTRPVAAALTVLWVLPLLSLAVSFACGGLQARRASVRARRLPVVRDAGYGVVHERGFVASSVGLLRPRVLVGIDVVEASAVDAVVEHERCHCRHRHALWVFLATCALRAWWWVPGRRAVLAELALSGELWADDDARARHGAAAVARALSVAVGARSGPSPMGVAAFTDPGRSLLLRVEALGAPAPVRNRGRAWAVRASAVCLAGVVVVLL from the coding sequence GTGAGCGACTGGTCGTGGCTCGGGTACCCGCAGGTGGTGCTCACCCTGTGGTGCCCTGTCGTGGTGCTCGGCGCGTGGCGCCTCGCGGGCCGGTGGCGGCGTCGGCTGGCGCCTCGCGAGCGGTTCTTCCTCGCGGCCACCGCGGCCCTGGTCCCGGCCCTCGCGCTCTTCGTGCCGTACCTGCCGGGCCTGGCGCTGAGGGACGCCCTGCCCTGGCGCGCTCCCATCGCCTGGGGCGTCACCAGTGCGGTGGGCGTCGGTCAGGTGACGCGGCCGGTCGCGGCGGCCCTGACGGTCCTCTGGGTGCTGCCGCTGCTCTCCCTGGCGGTCTCGTTCGCGTGCGGTGGCCTCCAGGCCCGGCGTGCGTCCGTGCGCGCGCGGCGGCTCCCGGTGGTGCGCGACGCCGGGTACGGGGTGGTGCACGAGCGGGGGTTCGTGGCGAGCAGCGTCGGGCTCCTCCGCCCGCGGGTCCTCGTGGGGATCGACGTCGTCGAGGCGTCCGCGGTCGACGCGGTGGTGGAGCACGAGAGGTGCCACTGCCGCCACCGGCACGCCCTGTGGGTGTTCCTGGCGACCTGCGCGCTGCGCGCCTGGTGGTGGGTGCCGGGGCGTCGTGCCGTGCTCGCGGAGCTGGCGCTGTCCGGGGAGCTGTGGGCGGACGACGACGCCCGGGCGCGGCACGGGGCGGCCGCTGTCGCCCGCGCGCTGTCGGTCGCGGTCGGCGCGAGGAGCGGGCCGTCACCGATGGGAGTCGCAGCGTTCACCGACCCCGGCCGCTCCCTGCTCCTCAGGGTCGAGGCGCTCGGTGCGCCTGCGCCGGTGAGGAACCGCGGGCGGGCGTGGGCGGTGCGCGCGAGCGCGGTGTGCCTGGCGGGGGTCGTCGTCGTCCTCCTCTGA
- a CDS encoding ATP-binding cassette domain-containing protein, producing the protein MTTTSSHGPAQTPADRHAAPPLTVETTGLSRAFRGRAVVRDVSLRVRPGRTYGLLGPNGAGKSTTLKMLLGLLAPSAGRVQLFGEPFSRAALRRVGASIEGPSLYGHLSARQNLRVHTLLLGLGDEHAERALEQVGLTGTGRARARSFSTGMKGRLALATALLGDPDLLVLDEPQNGLDPEGIAALRQLVSQRTSDGGSVVVSSHLLAEVAHVADDIGLIVDGRLLFQGTAEEFAPDGDLERAYFTRTSERAA; encoded by the coding sequence ATGACGACGACGAGCTCGCACGGACCAGCGCAGACGCCCGCAGACCGGCACGCGGCGCCTCCGCTGACCGTCGAGACCACCGGCCTCTCCCGAGCCTTCCGCGGGCGGGCCGTGGTCCGGGACGTCTCGCTGCGGGTGAGGCCGGGGCGCACCTACGGGCTGCTCGGTCCGAACGGGGCCGGCAAGAGCACCACCCTCAAGATGCTGCTCGGACTCCTCGCGCCGTCGGCAGGACGGGTGCAGCTGTTCGGCGAGCCGTTCTCGCGCGCCGCCCTGCGCCGCGTCGGCGCCAGCATCGAAGGTCCGAGCCTGTACGGCCACCTGTCGGCTCGCCAGAACCTGCGGGTGCACACGCTCCTGCTGGGGCTGGGCGACGAGCACGCCGAGCGCGCCCTGGAGCAGGTCGGACTGACCGGGACCGGCCGCGCTCGCGCCCGCAGCTTCAGCACGGGGATGAAGGGCCGCCTCGCGCTCGCCACCGCCCTGCTCGGCGATCCCGACCTGCTGGTGCTCGACGAGCCCCAGAACGGCCTGGACCCCGAGGGCATCGCAGCCCTGCGGCAGCTCGTCTCCCAGCGGACGTCGGACGGCGGCAGCGTCGTGGTCAGCAGCCACCTGCTCGCCGAGGTCGCCCACGTCGCCGACGACATCGGGCTCATCGTCGACGGTCGGCTCCTCTTCCAAGGGACCGCGGAGGAGTTCGCCCCCGACGGCGACCTCGAGCGCGCCTACTTCACCCGCACCAGCGAGCGGGCCGCGTGA